A stretch of Arachis hypogaea cultivar Tifrunner chromosome 15, arahy.Tifrunner.gnm2.J5K5, whole genome shotgun sequence DNA encodes these proteins:
- the LOC112751181 gene encoding multiprotein-bridging factor 1c, with protein MDIGRTFWRNHTNGTQITQRTFQRHSFHQASNIYHHLSTILFSFQFFFFTHNRFSSFNSSFRFSSKLTSCFATMPTRSTGTITQDWEPVVLHKSRPKAQDLRNPKAVNQALRSGAEVQTIKKFDGGSNRKPGPGINARKLEEGTEPAALERVAVEVRQAIQKARLDKKMSQAELAKQINERPQVVQEYENGKAQPNQAVLAKMERVLGVKLRGKIGK; from the coding sequence ATGGATATAGGTCGAACCTTCTGGAGAAACCACACAAACGGCACCCAAATCACACAAAGAACGTTCCAGAGACACTCATTTCACCAAGCCTCGAATATATATCACCATCTCTCTACCATTCTTttcagttttcaatttttcttcttcACTCACAACCGGTTTTCTTCATTCAATTCATCCTTTCGTTTTTCTTCAAAACTTACCTCGTGTTTTGCAACGATGCCGACTCGATCGACGGGGACCATAACGCAAGACTGGGAGCCTGTGGTTCTGCACAAGTCCAGGCCCAAGGCCCAGGACCTTCGTAATCCCAAGGCCGTGAACCAGGCCCTGAGGTCGGGCGCCGAGGTGCAGACCATCAAGAAGTTTGACGGGGGGTCTAACAGGAAGCCCGGGCCTGGGATCAATGCGAGGAAGCTGGAGGAAGGGACGGAGCCCGCGGCGCTGGAGCGGGTGGCGGTGGAGGTGAGGCAAGCCATACAGAAGGCCCGTCTGGATAAGAAGATGAGCCAGGCAGAGCTGGCGAAGCAGATCAACGAGAGGCCGCAGGTGGTGCAGGAGTACGAGAACGGCAAAGCCCAGCCCAACCAGGCTGTGCTCGCTAAGATGGAGAGAGTTCTTGGTGTCAAGCTCAGGGGCAAAATCGGAAAATGA